The region AATGCTCCCACCCTAGTTTTCTTTCCTCCATTGACGACTCGTTGCCTGAAAGCCGCTGGCGGCGAGTCTGCTAACCTCTGCGGTTTCCATATTTCGGCGGTTTCGACTCAGTGAAAGCCCTTGTTGAGGGCTCCAGATTTGGCAACGGCCTAATTACAGTGAACTATATACACCGTAGCCTAATCACCAATGCGAAATTTAGCCTGCAGCTCCGAACTCTGCTTCAAAAAATGACTGGTTTCAGCCACTCCGCGAATGCTTACAGATGGCAGCGCCATCTGGAAGCAACAAATAAAGCCTTGCCAATTTACTCTTGTGCTTCATCTTTTAGATCATTTTTAGACTGCTATATCTATAGATTTTTGTTGGCAGCGGTTGAGCGGTTATCAACAACCTTTCAACAATCTTGGCCATAGATCTTGACGTTTGCAACTAGAATACGGTTTATATTATTCGCCGCGAGCGGCGCGGCAACCCGTAAACACTTAAAGCCCCTAAATTTTCTGGGGCCGTCATAAACACTCGAATTTTGGCTACCTCAAACCACGACCTgtaccacggtgtaagaataatatACTGCCTGCCTCAAACCCAACTTcaaactgccgtttttttttagcATCGACCCTATGCAGAGTCCCACAGCTGCCGAATTTAGCAGCAGGCTTTCACCATCATTTTGTTTcagaaatgactttttttttcacttatatACGCAATTACTGCATGGTACGTACCGAGAAACAAAGAGGCAGTTGGTGAAGCGTTTGTGTGCGCTAGAGTGGAAACAGTACACtgcaagtttgaaaaaaaaaaaatgaaaatgatctTTGGGAAAGGAAAATTTGAAAGCAGATATTTATAGCAAGAAAAGGCACGCACAAAATTGCCAGCGATGATGGTGATAGCTCCGACGCCTCGCCAACAGCCTGCCTCGCCAAGCCAAGCTTCCTATCAATATGCCGAGATGGTTGCTTTCCTACCACATCAACTACATGCCCATAGCAGAAAAGGAAAAATTACCGTCGGGTTGCTCGGGTCACGTCGCTGCTGCTTTTTTACCTCCATGGCTGATGCCGTGCAACACGCGCTAGTTTGTCGAGCGTTGCGAGCCAGGCGAATCCTACCGCGAACGAAGCCAAAGCACCTGAGTTACACTACTGAGCATGTTAGGCTATGCGGCCACTCCGGCTTCTCCGGTGGGTATTTGCCACACATCAAAAgtttgcgcgcgtgcgtgcgagcCCGTGTGCAGTGAGGTGGGCGCATCAGGAGCGCGGTGGCACCAGAATGGATCTGAAAAAGGTGGTCGACATACTCGAGCGCATTGCGCCACCCTCGACAGCAGCTTCGTGGGATAACGTCGGCTTGCTGGTGGAACCCAGCGGTAATCCCGTCGTAGAGAACGTGCTTCTCACGAATGACCTGACCCATCAGGTGATGGACGAAGCTGAAGAGCAGAACGCCCAGCTCATCGTTTCCTACCACCCGCCCATATTCGCGCCGCTGCGGGCGCTTCGTCAGTCCGAATGGAAAGAGCGGCTCGTGATCCGCTGCCTCGAGAAAGGTATCGCCGTCTACTCGCCGCACACGGCGTGGGACGCGGCCGACGACGGCGCCAACGACTGGCTCGCTGCTGGCCTGGGTGGCGGCGGCTCGGAGCCACTGGCGGCCGATGGTGGCCGTCGGCTGCACCTTGCACCGCCCGTGCCGCTGGACGAACTCGCCGCGCAGCTCGGGGAACACGTCGGTGCACCGGGGCGCCTGCGACTCGCCCTGGCCGCGCGGCATACCACGCGCAGCGCGGTGTCGCGCGTTGCCCTGTGCGCGGGCTCGGGCACGTCCGTGCTGCGAGGAGCGTTCGGCGAAGCCGAGCTGCTCGTGACCGGCGAAATGTCGCACCATGACGTGCTGGACGCGACGCAGCGTGGAGCGTCGGTGCTGCTCTGCGAGCACGCAGTCTCGGAGCGCGGATCGCTGGGCCGCTTGGCTGAACGGCTACAGCGGGAGGCGCCCGCGCTCTCTGTGGGCCTCTCGCGGGCAGACACCGGACCCCTTCAACTCATCTAATCCCTTTATTGTATCACTTGACCGGTTTCATGTGCCACAGGCCATCGTTGAGGTAGTgcacgttgtccacgccaatacCCTTATTGATGCtggctctgcaaaaaaaaaaaaaagtgcacagttGCATGTTACTGTGGGCACAGGCATCCTCCACGTCGTTTACAATACCAGCTAGTGTTCATGACATTAACAGTGTTCCCAAATAGCAACAGTTTTTGCTATGGTTTCTGAAATTTAATTCTGTTCTTGAAATTACTCAGCACAACTAGCTAAAAGCTCTACAGATATTTGTAAGATGGGCAAAATGCAGTCCTCTGTTAATGATACTGCCTGACTCCGTAGACACAGCTAGTGATCTTCATGTAGCAGCTGAAGAAGAAGTTCAAGACTTACATGTCATCTGTGGACATCACTGTGAAGCCAACAGCCAGTGGGTGCTGCTTGCCTTCAGCCATGATCGCCTATAAAGACAATCAAGGACCACAACGCCACTGCCTGTGGCCGATAAGTTGCAGTGCCTACAGCCTTTCCAGCTTGTTCCTCCTGCCAGATGCCATAATGTGTTTTTACTTCTTATGATCTGCATACTTCTCTTTACTGTTGTATATGCACACACTGATCTTTGTCAACAAAATCATAATACGTCACCTGTAGTTTTGAGCATTTTCTAAAAGCAATGCACAAATCCTGAGCTTTGTTTATTGTACCTATTTCAATGCTCCGCTCTGCCAGACTGGGAAACCAATGAAAGCCTAAAGCCTGGGCTCTCTCTTTCTAGGCATGCACAGTTGAATGGAATTTCCCACCTTTTTGGAAAAGTAAATGACATGCAGTTTGATGAGATACACAGTGCATGAAATTTAGCGCAGACTTCCTCCACTCTGCTGTGTTGCTGCAATGATGCAAGTGACCCCACTAAGCCTGTGTGTTCAAAACTGAGGTGCCGAGCTCCCTGAATAAAAAGAATTTATCTTGGTACCTGGCCCGCATATCTGTTAAAACCTCTCAGATGTCCTTCACTGCTCCtgacaaaaataatttttttctcctattGTATAAATGGTCTTTAGAAGcccaaaaaagaaaattgaaaattggtttcttaggaaaggaaatggcacagtaactgtttcAAATCTTGGTGGATACCCAAaccatgctgtaagggaagggatgaaggtgggagtgaaagaggaagggaagaaagaggtgccgtagtggagggctccggaataatttcgaccacctggggatctttgtggGTAGGGGGCTGTGAAAGGTGGTCCCCACGAAGTTGCGATACGCCCAGGATGCTAAAGGATGCCACTCCacaattatcccccagcaagaattttttagatgcgtattgtggaagctgagttaatctgtagtcaaaatttgaatttgcacgtctttgcgcctttccctctcctctcgtcactttttgcacgctgaaatgttggctctcctccgccggctgccgatccccgcgcgaaccaatgctagcagtccacTGCTGACGTAAAGAGCGCTACATTCGAGCGAAAGCCGAGCACtgcaggtcgccgctaggcgcgGAAGCAGGGGTTTTAAAAGCTGTATCGTAAATTATTGGCTTGCTTTTGAGGTtcgtacgcggcatgaatgcTCGCTGGCCTGTACTCTAtgtaatgcgagcattttatagacaacctcgaacacccttttcagggaccctttaacatgcactgacatcgcacagcacacgggtgccgtttgcatttcgcctccatcgaaacttggCCGCCCAGCTGGGTTCGAACACGACAACTCCGGCATTAACTTCTTTTGAAACATAAAATTCCACTGTTTTATGCGAGTTTCGCAGCCACTTCCAAAGACTGCAAAACTAAGTGCTTGTGACAAGTTAAAGTTGCAGAAGCACTAGCTGGTACGTTATATCAGACAAGGTAATCTTCTAGAGTGGTCGGCATTCATCTCTGCAACACGCTGATATCCATGATGCTGGCTCTGACTGGTTTCAAGTATGTCGTAGCATGTATCAGTGCTATGCTGGACTACGCACGTGTTCTTTCCAAGCCAGCGTGCACTAGTCAGGGGGGCCTTTCCGTCATGCAGCAAAGTCGTCCTTCCAAAAGAACAAGTATGGTACGATATTCAGGGATTAGCATCTGAAAGCCGCATATGGGCTATGCGAGACGACGTAGTAGAGGGCCCCAGGTTAATCTCCAACAGCTGCGTGGTTtcacatttcgcctccattgaaatggggTCTTTGTGCCTTCCAAGGAACTGCTgtagtaacacggtggtttgggctagttggttgcagttcataatggagacaagtttcacAGCAGGAATaacacgcacacagaagacaaggaacaaacaagacagctgttttgtttgttccttgtcttctgtgtgcgttttattcctgctgcgaaacttgtctccattatgaactgctgTAATAGATGCACAGCATGCTGAGATGGCTAGCAGATAATGCTGGTTGTGTCTGGGGACACTTGGGACAAACTGTAAATTGTATTCAATCGATAGATTATGGTATTTTAATGAAAAAGGCTACTTTCACTCAAAACGGAGCATTGATAAGCTAGAAAAGGTCACCAATGAAATACAGGAAATGTTACCATTGACACTGCCATTCATTTCCAAACGGTGATGACGGAGTCCTTTCTAAAAAGTCTTGATGTCATGAGTTTTAACTGAGAAGCAAGACAACAAATATGCTACATTTGCAAATCTACATTTCTAGCAATAAATAAGTTTTCTGAGGCCAGAAAGTGGCGTGCGattttttccaagaaaaaaattCTGTTTCATTTCTTTCATGGGCATAAGGCGATAACTTCTAGCAAGTTTCAATTGCAGAtgttgagtggaacataatttaATACGATTTTGAATGCTGTCCGAGCAGCCACTCGCTATTTCCACCTGAACTGAGTGATGTTAAGGTGCACTCCAGAGCTCATGCCGACTGAGACCAAAACTTTTGGTAAAGAATTGTTTGCAATTAATTATTCATGCTGCGCACTGTGGTTTTGAGCTTATTTTCGCGATTACTAGGCCCGTAGGCatctttcaaggcaaaaaaaaaaaaactgacacccAAAAACTTTGTGCCTGTACCCCTTTAAGAGTCCTTTAACTAGTGGGCAGCCATTCTTACGTGGCTGGAATGCTCGTTTCATTCCAGAGCGCACATGCATGCCACTGTTCTTCTGTGGCTCCTCTACCGAGTTAACTTTGTCACAGTCATCAATCCCAGAGCGGGTTCTACTACGGCTAAGGGAGCCTGATACTGCATGCACGAAATACCAGCAAGGATACAACGACTGTGCCCTTGGGCACACGGGTCATCTTGGCACCAGGTGACGTGAGACCTGGGCACATGATGTTTGCACCACTTAGCACAAACCGGATGGCTCCACGGTCAACCTGCAACCATGGGCACAGGAAGGGGTACTTGTGCAGCAGTCGCAGCGTGGGGAAGTATGACCCCTCGCGCTGACGGAAGAAGAGCAGCTCTCCTGCCCCGTTCACAAGGATCTCCACGTGGTCATGGCTGGGAAAGAGGCAGACAACACAGTGACAGAAAAACTTTCAACTAACAGGTCCTCTGTAAAGACTCCATTAATGCATTTGACATCTGCACTAGTGGACTTGAGCATCTGTCACACCTGTGGTTTTCTGTCCAAGAATTTTCTATGCTCAAGATGGCCTGGTGGAAGAAGAGGGAATGCCATGTTGCCGATGCTAAGAATGAAGAGAACAGCCTCAACAGAGCTCCCATAAGAATATAAACGGGAAAAGCGCGGTAATCCACCATGTCCCACAGTTTGATGTCCAAGCACACGGAAAGAAGCTAGAGGACAACGATAACCAGGTGGGCTGGGAACATAAATAGTAGGCAAAGAAGAAAACCTTGACAGAAGATGTGGGCTTCTAGAAATGGGAGCTCCTATTGGCAGTTTTCATGACCTAGAGCAGGTGTTCTCAAGTAATCCAGTATGGCACCGTTACGGAGAACTCTGTCTATGGGCAGCCTACTTGTGCTTGTTTGTCGATGGTGGCAACCTCGTGTGAGCCAGTCTTTCATCTCGAGGATGTAAAGGAATAAACAAAATACAAGGAAGAAATCACTGTCTGGCATCTAAAAATGAGTTGCATGAAAGCGGAATGCTATGTGGTTGGTGCTTGCTTTGGAGAGAAATTAAAATCAATGGCAAAGACGAATGAAGATCCTTGTAGAACGGGTGAGTGATAAAGCTAGAAGGGCCATTTCTTTGCACCTAGTACTACAGATAAGCAAGACCAAGCGACTGTCATGCTGCTTGCGCCGAAAAGCTATGAAAGTTTGGCAGTCACTGTTGCTTGAGTTTCAACGAATAAAGCTGTGCCCTTTTGCATTTTTTGTGCCTATAAATTTTGTTACCCACGTGCTACTTCAAATATGAACATAGATTTCTAATCGTCTACAGGTGGAATGCAAGAACAATGAGGTCGCCTCATCCGTGCACTGTTTTCACGGAGCAATTACCGCCCCTTGTAATCTTAGTTTGGTCATAAGCTGTggatggaaggcatgtaatgaattaaAGGGACTGAACACTGACCAATACGTGTTATGAGATTATGGCGGAAATGAAAAGATCGTGCCTTATACTGTAAGAATTGAGCACTGCAATATCAAAGACGCGATGATTTACAATTTTAGTTTACTATTGAAAATCGCATAAAAAGCCATCTTGCGGAGAAACCCGCTATAATCACTGCAGCCCACCATGTGACCACAACTCGGTAAAATATCGCTTATTTGTTTTAGGCGCACAGTGTTTTCTCCTTTTCGGAGTGTTTGTCATGTTCTGTTATAGTTTACACTCTCTCCAGTGCGGCATTCCATGAAAAACAACGCTCACTTTGCATCGTCAACCATGCACTTTCAGCTTTTGTAACTAGATGGCACCACAGTGTTTTAATTTCTTTGTTGGTGCGGAAAACACGGCCTACTAAAACTTTCGTCGACGAGGCGTAAATCACTGTGCCGTAACAACTTTGGGCATAGAAATTGAAATGGACGCTACTCCATATACTAAAAATATCTTATTACCTGTCTGGCCGGTGAGAACTATATTAGTGTTTGTTACAGCAATTTTGCCATTGCCATTGCGCtcactgatcatggtttccagcactGGGATACATAAAAACGAGTGTATGCACTGATTTAAAAACTGTCGGTAAAAATTTCCTAGAGCGCTTCATTACAGCGCTGAAACGTTTTGTTACCATCGTCTGTATTTGTTGGTGCTGGAAAACTCGCCCAATGACATTTAGCTGCTCTTCTATGCTGTTAGTGTGCAAACATCCATCCAACAGTGCTCCTAAGATATATTTTTATCAGGAAACTCGGACAACATATGAATGTGCCGGCCACTCACTCGGGCAACGGCACAAATGACATGGTTTTTCACACGCTGTTCCTTCTTTGGTTATATTCGGATACAAGTCCCTTAAGGATGCAGCAATgaatgcccctcagaggaggccctccagccaacgaCGTTGACGATTCGCCATGACGTTGCGGTTAATAACCTAGCGTGACATTGCAGGTAGCTGGCAGGATTCTCCATGAAATGGGATTAATCACAACAGTATGACAACCGGTTGACACTATAGGCTGAAGGTCCTCCTTTGAGGGGTATTTGCCACTGCCTttttgagttgtgtccgactacaGTACCAGTGCTGTCGCAACATGGAGTCAATTTTGTGAAAATGACCAATGGAAAAGAAGAGCAGAGGCAGGGAGCACTTTGTGGCGTAAGGAAGAGGAGGTTATGAGGTCAGAGAAGATGCATGAACTCCAACAGTAGTCTTGTCCAGCATTCACGGACATGACTGAAACTGCTCAGCAAGATGACAAAAAACACTGACATTTAAATGCTGAGCAAAGgccgcagaaaaaagaaaaaggaaagacaaTAATGACCAGCAACCTGTTCACTAATTGAGCAATTCACATAATAGTATTTGTAGTAAAGCTGGCCTGCGCTATAAATAAGCATATTTTTTTTACTCTTCAATCCAACCATAGGTTAGCTAGCAGTAGTGCTGATACAGATCCTGATAGTAAGAAAAGTAATTAAATGTGTATAAGTACACAAACCTGGAAGAGCACTTTGGTTCCTGCAAGCATACAGGGTATTCATGTTACGTCACGGGTGCCATTTTGCCAGTGTGTAGCTTAAGTAGTGCCAGCCAAAGCAGGAGGCAATAATAAAAGAGGCAGTAACACCTTTAGACATGCCGGCGGCCTTTCACAGTGCTCCACAGACAACAAAATGGCAGCTGCTGTGACATCGGTGAATACTTTGTATATGAAGTATATATATCTTTGTACCATTTTGTTGAGGTCAAAGGAAAAGGTAGCCTAAGCTTGCCTAGAACAGACTGCTTTCCAACTTCTCTGTCTGCGGCTCTGGAGTGACCACAACGTGGCGGTCCTGCAGATCTGTCACACAGAACTTTACCACGATTTCATAGCCACCAGCAGCCTAAATTTCTATTCCTGCAAGGGATCCAGTCAACCTATTCCAAGCGACATATTTCTTTATGTGCCCGTTCTTCCTTTCCAAGATATGAGGATTTGGCGTGAAGCAACCAACTATGCAAGCTTTCTTATCAATGATACCACAGCATGGAGATTTGAACAACACAGTAGAAACTAATTTTGAGGAAGTACTTGTAGCAGCTTACAGCCAGCCGAAGAAAGTTTGCCTTCCGAGTTTCAGAAGGACACTGTCAGCACAGGAGCTACAAGAACCAAAACGAAGCAGAGTGTTGTGATTTGGAATGCTAGCCTGTGCACACAAAGCCCCGACGTTAAAATGAGGGGTACAGTTTTTAAAACTCACAGCAATTAATGGCCTGTATCTCTCTTGGCATCAGATGTCCTGTTAGCTTTTATAGTTAAGACAATAATGTCAACGGCTATGAAGAAAACGATGGTCATTAACACATTCACTGTGTCGTGGGTCACCGGTGGGTGACGTTGTGTATTCTTTTTCTGCGGGAAGTGGCGCGATGAAGCCGTGGGACAGATAAGGTTTTTCAAATAGCCTGTGAAAAACGTGATTGCCAGGTTGCTATTCCAATCTGTTGTCAGTCCAATAAGATGGCTTCGCCGGAGCTTCACTGGGGGGGTCATGCTGCACCCAAGAAAACATAAGGATGGCCTACCAATGGGTCAAAATGCACAGGGATTAGGGTTCCAAAAATCTTtgccgcagtgaacgtgttaggcccgtttcacatgcacgCCACTGTCGCCTGTGACACTGcaaattctgtcggtctgcgattGGGGAGGGCCATCGGTCTAGTAGCAGACAGTTTGCGAACGAGTTCTGTCCAGCTGGTACTCAGTCGCAGCaacggtgtgttcgctctgcgactgaccaatggggagcacCGAGACTGCATGCGAcatggggtcacgtgggagctgttgccgcggcagaaggaaaattgtttattataaTCAAAACATATGAAATATTGCCTTGCATATAAAAGTACACTGGtcataacatcatcaacacattctgtgtagcgtttctgtcgcgtttaatcatgggCTGGTTGCCTATGCgaaacatcaagcaaccttgtGTGTCCTTTAAATGAATTCGCAGGGTACACATTccatgtgaaagcactgaccaAAAGTCGCACTGCGGCACCACCGACTAGGCCGACTATTTTCGTTCTAGTCatagcatgtgaaacgggccttaagCAAACACATCTGATGTGAGGCACAAACAGGTCACCTCTACTGGGCACCATTATCTGCACTCTGGCCATATCGCTCTGGTCATATAAATGCATACTTTGTACTGCAGGAATATGTGTAGCCCTCACAAGCAGGCTCGTCGAAGATTTCAATCACGAACATGAAACTGAAATAATTCCTCAGAATTGGCAGTCACAAAACAGTGACATTAACTAGTGCACTGCTGCACAGCGTGTTGCAAGGTCCACAAAGAGCAAGAATAATGATTCAGCACTGCAGCGACACTGCTGGAAGCAAAAATGACATAGTATTGGCACTGAGGTATGGTTGGCTCTAGTTCATTGAGTACAGTGCAACACTAAAGGAGAAAAGACAGTGATGGCGTTGAGGGGGTTTTTGGGACGTTGCACAGAGGAATTCGCAGTGGTGACGTACAGAATCATACACCTACCACTTCACGATTCGAAGCAGATCCTTTTTCGGAAGTATCTGGTTGATGTAATCTTCAGATTGTGGAAACTGTTCCAGAATCTTGCCCTTAATTGCCTTCTGCACTGACGACTTGAGTTGCGTTATGCCGGACACATGTTCCTTCTCATCGAACCTGGAAGTATAACAAGAGCAACGATTTCAGACGGTGGGTCAGGGAAGGCCCGCAAAAATGGTCGCACGGTGATGACGAGAGCTGAACGTGTCCGGAAAAGGCAGCCCCTAGAAACGCGATTAACAAACAGGTCACATCTAGGGCAGTCTTTCCGAACCGAAAAACTGACTGATTCCTTCTACGGTGTAACTAAATCGTGGTCAATTGGCTTAGCACGCTAGTGAAGTAAATTTTATAATTAGCTATGACTGGAGTTCCGCCCAGGCGAAAGGCAAACCGCCCTCAGCTAGTCCAGACGGAACAGCAACTGTCACCTACGTCCCCTAACGACAACGAACCCAACCTGACCACTTCccatgaagcaataaaaacaaaacCGTGCAGCAGCGAATCGTGCCACAATTTGCGATGCTATGTACTGGCGCGGCCGCAGAGAACTCTAGCAAGATATGCCGTTCCTTCTGGACGTAACGCTAGACATTCCAGTTTATATATAGCATTGCTTACTTTTTAAACATGCTGCTTATCGTTGCGATCAACTCCTGTTCTCTGAATGGGCCAATGTGTGTACTCTTCAAATCGTTCACAATCGTTCATGCACAGCGTTCAAACCGCCCACAGTCCATCCAGCACGGCGAAATCCAGCAACTCGCAAACCGCACCGGCCACACTGCTCTGGCCGCACCACACCACCAGCTAACAGCTTGGCTTCGCTCGTCTTAGCTTGAATTGGCTTTCCTGCGCCGGCTGTCTAAATAACGTAAAccaggggtaaaaaaaaaattaggatttTAGAAATGAACTATTTTTAACTACATAAATAATTAGCTTTAAAAACTGTATGAATTTGTAATACATTTGTCCTAGCTGTAGGCCTGTATCACCTGTATGTTTTAGTTTCTTTTGTACCAACCAAGGTCCAAGGAAAAGTCGTGACTGAATCAGTGCTCTTTGTGGCAGTTTATGCTGTCACTGCATTTGCTTAGTTGGGTTTATTCGCTCAGCAAAGCCGCACCATTTGGAGCAACGTCCTTAGACATTGGTTTGGAGCTCGTTCGTGACTGTTCATGACGTTCCTGCACGTGCCGTGCAGCCTGTGCAGGCTGGGGTGTCGGTAAATGCACCTCTTAGCTTCCCTCTACATCGCTGCCTTGTTCAGGCTTAAATTTAGCACAGGGGTAGCATTTTGGGAAGGTTAGTTAAGTGCCTAATTCGGTCAGAATTAATCGGAAATGCACACCGTCCGCGGCGACGAACCAAAACGAGCTGGGTGGTTTTGTGTTAATACGAAAGTTCCACCGTGGGCAGAACTTCCTCTTCTCACGTGACCTGACGGACAGCGCGCGTGGTTTGAACGGAGCGATGGTTTTGCAGGTTAGTTTTGCGGACACTAAACGAGGGATTAGACGCCGAAATCACGGAGGCGGAGGTGCGGTTTGCCATGGTGTAACTACGCACCACGTCGGCAGCCGGACCcgacggtgttactaacaaagctcTCAGAAAATTCTACGCGAAGTCGGTGGAAGCTCTCACTGGTCTCATGAACAAGTACTGTAGAGAAGGAAccattccacaagaatggaaacatgccagtattacattcattccaaagccaggcaagaagt is a window of Amblyomma americanum isolate KBUSLIRL-KWMA chromosome 4, ASM5285725v1, whole genome shotgun sequence DNA encoding:
- the MCTS1 gene encoding malignant T-cell-amplified sequence 1 homolog, which codes for MFKKFDEKEHVSGITQLKSSVQKAIKGKILEQFPQSEDYINQILPKKDLLRIVKCHDHVEILVNGAGELLFFRQREGSYFPTLRLLHKYPFLCPWLQVDRGAIRFVLSGANIMCPGLTSPGAKMTRVPKGTVVAIMAEGKQHPLAVGFTVMSTDDIASINKGIGVDNVHYLNDGLWHMKPVK
- the LOC144128596 gene encoding NIF3-like protein 1 translates to MRPLRLLRWVFATHQKFARVRASPCAVRWAHQERGGTRMDLKKVVDILERIAPPSTAASWDNVGLLVEPSGNPVVENVLLTNDLTHQVMDEAEEQNAQLIVSYHPPIFAPLRALRQSEWKERLVIRCLEKGIAVYSPHTAWDAADDGANDWLAAGLGGGGSEPLAADGGRRLHLAPPVPLDELAAQLGEHVGAPGRLRLALAARHTTRSAVSRVALCAGSGTSVLRGAFGEAELLVTGEMSHHDVLDATQRGASVLLCEHAVSERGSLGRLAERLQREAPALSVGLSRADTGPLQLI